The genomic stretch TTGGCCTGAGTCTGAGGCCCACAGTCTCAGACTTTGAAAACTCTGCTCATTAGCTGTAATCAGGTGAGTTTTTTGTTGACCATCTGGGATCTGTGAGGAAAACTTCACAAAGGAATAGTTGTCTTGTTGTGAATAggaaattatatataataataagttAATGCCAGTAATTCTATAACACAACAGCATGAATGTGAATTtgagtattttaagttttttgtgCAGGTCTACTGTGAGAAAGAAAATAGtggtttaattatttttattgacttgtcagaaaagtttttttctgaatttgtgGTTAATTGAACTTCTCAAACAGGGAAAGAAATTTATAAAAGGACTATAttagaaaaataacaacaaaatgtaaattaatatgttaattatTTGTGCCGTTTAATTCTAATGAGATGATCTGCCACTTTCGCCATCTGATAAGGAAATCTGTAGAAATACTACAACATCGTTTTTGAGTCATACTGATTCTAATAAGACCCCAATTGCTGCCTTATTAAAAGCAGGTGCAGCGAAATCAACAATTAGACAAGACTGTAGCAACTGcaagcctttttcacagaagacatctagacatgtcacagtaggaaaagcactgCTTTTCTCACTGTCACACTGGGTCCATTGAGCAGAACGGAgccgttaatgttattagtgacacttgtgcttttattactatgacaagtcaaaaatgtgtgaaaaaagcCAACTGAGGACATCAAGGTCATGTCAGTATTGTTTCTGGGAATGGGACACTTTGAACAACCTAAGTTTTTATTCCACAAGTACTCACAACTAACTTTCATGTTTGAATTAGGCTTTTTCTGGCAAAAATTAGGATGAAATGTCCATAAAATGATCTATTAGGGCTAAACTGGCAATACATTCCAGGAAGCTTAAAAGAGCATTTAGATGATCATATAAGGAGATAACATTTACAGttacaggatataaataaattgtgaaaaagAATTGTCAAAAAAGTTCATGTTTTGGTGGCTCAAACTTTTCTTAGAGGGGTCGGGTTGTGCTGGGAATTTGGAATTTggactcatgacctcagtattcATAATATCCTGGCAATGGCCCTGCCTTTACATCAGCAGTTggcaacctttttggcttgtaacCGCTTCAAATGaggcagcagtggtggaagaagtttTCAGaacctttacttcagtaaaagtaccaatacagcaatgtaaaaatactccattacaagtaaaagtcctgcatgaaaaatcctactacattaaaagtacataagtattagcagctaaatatagttcaagtattgcagtaaaagtagtggttgggtccctctgactgatatattattagggcctgagccccaaaggggagCAGACCCctatctgttctgtttctttctttctttctttctttctttctttctttcttcctttctttctttcttatctcgccacttcagacctaaatttgaccccctaaacatgttcaaaaactcaccaaatttggcacgcacatcaggtctggtgaaaaatttgataaaatgtaacaGTCTCaacaagacctacaaatcatatgctgatacccctgacctaaatccaacaggaagtctgcaatatGCCCATCAAtgtatgactttgtgccaattttggaccctgaataaatgctatctcctcctagggcgtatGGTATCGGCCTCAAACTTTAGTACATGACTTACCAcgctgtgctgaaaaaaagttattaaaaactttgtaataactcgaacggtttagatattataagccctgaaagttgtagtgccacatcgcaccttacaatgtaaaccaatggggaggcaatctctaggcatggactttgtgtcaaacaaatggttctgatgtctaaactataagtctgaccactttcaaacctgtatcaatggattcgcgacaaaatttcctacaaaaGAATGTAACTTTTGATGTAGGATttagccaaagtcatgggatttatgagaatatttcacaagaagagtgacattctccCATTCTCCTCttcaactgagagggagagagagagaggatgggggggggggggtcactcGATGAATAGAGCTCATCGAGTGAcagacacaggaacagtttcttccccGTCGTTATCACACTTATGAACAGTTAACTCAGGCATTGAGCAATAACCCTGGATCACTAAAATACCCACTGTACCtacaaattatacatatttattttagtttaaaatacaaaatgtgcaatacatttactgtacatttgaaCAGGCAAATACATATACTGCACACAACCACCTACTatttgtatataaagtaacatgtCACTTTgtttaccatttaatatttatctcagcactcttcacttctttgcactatctgtatcctgtttacagttcacagaaggAATTTCACCTGTATACAGTCATTCCTTGTGTgtctttctgaagattgttgtgttgtgtgtaagtacattgagagccatTAAACTGGGGTCAATTTCCTTGTATGCGCAAACATACTCGGCCAATAAATGTGATTCAAATTCTGAAATTGTAAAATAAGTTGTTCAGGTGCCAAGAGATACAGATATTTATCCAGTTATTTCCAAAAAAATTGCTTGACATTTCATTGATTCATGTATACCTATCATTACTTATGTTTTGTAACTggtatttataatttattacaTTGTTGGAAGGACATCTGGAGCCAGAGATGGTGGATTGCAAACATGCAGAAGGATGCAGAAATAAGGGCTGTAAAAACAAGACGTACATGTTCCTCTGCATAGCCAGAAAGAGAAATTGTTTCCTGGATTATCATTGCTACAAGTAAAACTCAAAAAGTAAcatgcaaagaaatgaaaacacgGAATAAGTTTTTAGATTTGCAGAAATAGTTCATTAGTTCCATACCTTAAATCAACAAATAACTCTCACAAAGAatttaaaagcaaagaaatacAAGAGCAATAACAGATCAAAGAAGATTTGAGTTCAGCTGTTCCAtagctgaaattaaaaaaaacacactcagagATGTCAAGGTAAGAcaagaaaagcaaaataaactttaaaaattagCTTTCTGTTTAATAGAAAATCTATTGACACttgccaaaaaaataaacaaaaaagtgaaacaaatacaaaatgaaagaaagttaAATATGTTGTTGGTTTAAGATGGTAGTATGGCTGAAAACCTTTAAATTTTGTACTGTCATGTTTGACTGCTGTCTACTACAGTGGACatgctgtaaaaaataaaaaaaaaagattttgaaaagGTCTAAATTATTAGATGTTTCTTTTACTCTAAACCTAcagaaaatcacacacaaaaaaaaaaacaaaattggaAGACACGTTTTTTCCTTGGCTCTCAGGaggttatatactgtatattattgttTCCACTATCTGCGCTGCTCTGAGCTGTTTCTTGAGTCCACTCCCTCCTCGGCCTCTTATTGGCTGACCCTCACACCTcggtctctgattggctgatctTACCACCTGAGGAACGACGGACTTGTTCCGGGATTCCGATGTCGGCCTAACAGGCGAGCTAACCGCTAGCGGCTAACTGAAGGAGCACCGAGACGACTCTCACCCTAGAGGCAAGACAGCTCGCATGTTCGATAACCAGTACGTCCTGCTTGTTTTACCAGCTCTTCGTGGTGACTGTGTAGTTGAACGCAACTATAGTTATAATGCCAGTCGTCAATGAATGCTAACTTTTACTCCGCAAATTTAAAGCGTTCATGCTAGCCAGGTAACGCTAGCTAACTCCCTTAGCTTTGGCTGTGGGAAAGGACTGAGCAGTGTCGCAAAAACTTTCGAGGCTAGGTAAGAGCTAACGAATTACTGAAGTATTGCGTTTGAATCTCTAATTTTTTAGGTcgtttcaaataaaacacagcagcgTTATTAGTGAACTTTAAAAGACATGAAGTGTAGTTTAATGAGGTGCCTTGTGGTGTGAGCAGATTATGTCAGTTGTCTTGATTGAATCCTGCCCTGGCCTGTTGTTTAACGCTTGGTCTTTTTGAAGGTATGATTAAAAGATGAAGCGATCTAACAGTGTTTATTACTATCAAACATAAGCTAGCAGCTGCAAGTGTGCCACAAACGATCAGAAATGTGATTAAATCTGCTCAACCGGCCACTTAGCGATGTAGCTTTGCGAGCTGCAAATTGTTGCGGTGACATGACAGGCAGGGCTCGACGCGGAGATTTTAGGATTAACATCCATTATAGTCTGGGGGGGATTTGTTGTGGGGCAGATGAGATGATTAACAACAGACACACTGTCACTGTGTCTCGGCCACAGCTCTGTATTTGTGAGTAATTTACTGATGATTGTTGAGAAGAGGGGTGTGTCCAAACTATCAGATTACACTGTTACTCCAGATCCGTTTTCAGTGTGTTCACACTACACGGACGAGTTTTTCATGTTGAGATGAGGGAAATTAAGCCTGATGTGTGTCACTGATCGAGGTCTGAATTTCCAGTAGTgggaggtgttttttttttttttttcaccacctGAGGGCATTGAGCTGCCTGTTTATCAACAGCAGGCTGGTGGACAGCTCAATGAGTAATTGTGAGaaatgtatatacacacagctTTTAGGACTGTAAGAAGTTGGTTAGTCAGCCTGATTGTTGTGAAATAAGGGTGAAACATCTGCCTCTCTTGGTTAACTCAGTATTGTAacttaaaaaggaaataaagttttGACAGTGAACTTGTAGAAATGAACCATGGACATTTTCATAAATTGGTATGATTATAGGTGCTTGTGTTCTCCATTTTGTTATAATTTGTAGGGCTACAACTATTTATGTTACAGATTTATCTGTCATGTATTTTAATCACTACCTTGTTGTCTATAATGAATGttagaaactagtgaaaaaTAGCCATCACAATATCCTAAAACTTAAAGTGACatctttatattgtttttattttccaaccaacagtcaaaaccCCCAAagtatcacataagacaaagaaaaagtgcCACATCCATACAAGCCAGAATCTGGAATTATgtgtgaaattttaaaaatgaattgatgatcaaaatagttaattGCCAGTTGACTATCAAgttcttatttgtttttgtttttttggttttttttgggtttttttacaGGGACGTCCCTCAACTTGCCAACAGAAGCAGCGGATGAAAGAAGACGGgggacaaagagaaagaaaaggactAATATGTATCAGACTATGTAACACCACTGCTGCACATGGCTTTGTTTAAAAGGCGCAGAATGGGAAAGGAGGTCTATCTGCAGAGAATTTGGAGGTGGGAGAGGTCTCTACATCCAGACCTGGCCGAGTGCGGCGACACCGCAGTGACATACACGGGACTTCTTTTTGGATTGAGTTGATTTTGTCCCCATAttgaaacaaaaactgaaagcagGGATCTCAGAGGATCCACCAGGGACTCTGCTTGGCTATTTGAGCTATTTTACGAGTAAAGGCAAGGCTAGACATCATTTTTTTAAGGCTTCTTTTTCTAAGCAACTTTTTAAAAGTAAACTCCAGCTGGACTTTTGTTTAACATTAAGCAGCTTCTTGGAACAGATTTAAAAGTGAATTTGTTGGTTTAGTTGTTTTCCCCTGCTGACTTAGTTTGAAACGCTGGAACCGTCCCTCCTGCAGCCATCCTCAGTTCCTTCCACCCACCCAGTGCCTAAATAAGCCCTCTCGGGACAATCACAGAAGTCATCAGCAGCTGCTGCGCTCAATCCCCTGCCTGTTCTCCTCTACGTGCTTCTTCGCTCAGCCTGCCGGCTGTCCACCCACTACCTCTTTTAATTTTCTggtcttttccttttttatattcattttctcCGAGAGCTATAATCAGACCTCAAGCACAGTGACGAGCGTTAATGAAAACACTGAGGTTCAAGAGTGGAGAGAAGCCTAGATTGTTCCAGTTTTAGTCGTGTGTGCGAGTGTCTGTGCTTTTGTGTTAATGCACAAGAGTGTTATGGTTGCACTGGTGACAGGGAGCAGCTTAAGattagatttatttatattgttgcaCCAAATACAGTTACATTAAAGccatacaaaaatatttatgaatTACGTACACATATTTTTGTATCACATTGCTCTTGTATAGTCTTGCTTTTATAAGCTTGTATTAAAATTATGCAcacaaaagtaaatatttacaaCAAGCTGTGCACATGCAATTAGAGCTGTATACTGCTATATATAAAAGGAATCTCTGTTTGTGAGTCCTTATTGTAGTGCCAGGAGATTTTTAGTGACTGGACGCAGAGAATCCCTCATGTTTCCATTCAGTTGCTGCTTTGCATAGTGttggtttcttttttcagtctgtattCATGGCCTCTCCTCCCAAACAAACACCATATTTGCCATTCTGACCTGTAAATCGCCCTTTACAGTAGGTAGACAGTAGATATCtacctctctttctgtcttcctcccctctctctgtctctgatgCCGGGCTTCAGTGGTGGGGGTGTCGGGGGAGGAGTAGGTGGCCCTGCTTCTGCTCCTCCCCGTCCATTTAGACCCAGCCGATATGTCCCGGTCTCTGCAGCCACCACTTTCCTTGTCGGATCCACTaccctcttcttctgcttcacGTAAGTGCAACTTTATGTCCTGTTTTGTAGTGTTTGTTTCACCTTTGTTTATTCAGAGAACGTTTACTGAGAACACTTGCCTTGTTTTCAGTAACACAGTTCACATTCACACTGTTGCTCAGTCACACCTGTGAGCTCCCCATTACAATCACAGTCTTCTATTTCTGGCCACTGAACAGCCACACTTGAGCTGTTTGGGGGTAAATTGCCTTGCACAAAGGCTTATCAGTGGTTGTTGATGGAGTGTGAAGTGTTATTTGCTATTTTTTCCCCATCTGTGTCTTGCCAGCAAGTGCAGGGATTAGAGCCTGCTTCTGCAATCTCCacttgctgctgtttttgtctcAAACAGACCAAGAAAATGTGTTAGACATTGAAAGACAAGTTGTTTAGGCAATAACATGTCaaagtgtaattttttttctcttctttttcgtACCGTCCAGGTGCCCATGGTTGTCAGAGTATTTCTCCTCTGTCATTCCCATCTATAATGCCGTGATCTTCCTCTTCACCCTCGCCAACTTCTGCATGGCCACTTTCATGGACCCCGGAGTCTTCCCCAGAGGTAAACACGCATCAACGGTGTTGGCGTGCAAGTATTTAAAAGTCATTATTAAGTAATATTATGTGTAatattgcagtgttttttttagtacGTTGTAGATTAAATGAGACTGAAAAGAAGGCATCAGAAACATAAATATAGGAAAAATTATAATCATGTTGTGCTAGAAATTGATGGCAATAATTTATTGGCCATAAACATAATGCAGAGGCACCGTATAATTAGCCATCATGATGTGAGCacagtctcagtgtttgtgtctgtctttagcggaggaggatgaggataaAGAGGATGATTTCCGCGCTCCGCTCTATAAGACAGTGGAGATCAAAGGCATCCAGGTGCGCATGAAGTGGTGCTCAACCTGCCGCTTCTACCGCCCACCACGCTGCTCGCATTGCTCAGTTTGTGACAACTGTGtggaggtacacacacacacacacacacacacatacaaatattaGAATATTATGATTATGAATATCAGAGTGGCTCCATTGAACTCTGAATACACAACCGGCACCTCTTAATTTCACAATGAACTTTTATAAACTCTTGTGTGACTTGATTGCTTAACCTAGATCTGTGCTATTCTTAGTTTCCTTGTGTGGGTGTGGGAAGTAAAAACTGTGTGGacatctaattttttttttatatgtattctggttgtttctttttattattattctcctCTTGATGTTTCTTTACTGGTCCTTACCCTTCTTTGTCTGTGCTCTTTCAGGATTTTGACCACCATTGTCCGTGGGTGAACAACTGTATTGGTCGGAGGAATTATcgctatttcttcctcttcctgctaTCACTTACCACCCACATTGTGGACGTATTTGGCTTCGGCCTGGTTTATGTCCTGCACCACCGCCAGCAGCTGGACACGCCACATGCTGCTGTTACGTATCCTCCACTTGGCACGCTGCGGTCATAAAAAAATGCAGAGCAAATTATGAGactttcttttcatattttactttttttttgctggattttattgtaaatttcttaACCCTGTTCTCCCAGTATGGCTGTGATGTGTGTGGCTGGTCTGTTTTTTGTCCCAGTCGCTGGCCTGACTGGGTTCCACATTGTACTGGTGGCCCGGGGTAGGACCACAAATGAGCAGGTACATACAAGAGCTAGTTGTGAGCATCACACGCTCCACCAATGAATCCACCCATACAAGTTACAGACTTTCAATACTGTTGTGTTAAATTTGGTGTCCATGTGAGTTGGAGAGTTACCATGGCATAATTGTGTTAttctctcaccctccctcccaCTATAGGTGACGGGGAAGTTTCGTGGAGGTGTTAACCCTTTCACCAATGGCTGCTTGAGGAATATTTCACATGTGCTCTGTAGCTCTCAGGCCCCCAGGTCagccttcctctctcctccgcACTCATCTGTTTACTCCCCTCCTCTTACACTCTGCCCCACAATCACTCTTTTTCCACTGCCTCTTTCTTTccattgctctctctctccccctcactTTTCCACTCTCCTCTTTTATTATTCTCACTTGTCTCTTCAGTTTAAAACGGAGTATATGAATATAAGTGTGAGGGACATCTGGTGTTGGATTATGTTTCAGTGCAACACAGACCGCCAAGCTTGTTGTTAATGTTTGTATCATTATAATTAGGATTTAAATGCATGTGTATGACCCTTCCTCAGATACATGGGTCGGTGGCGGAGCCCTCAAGCAGCGGAAGTACAGCCACCGTTTCTTAGGCCGGCTCTTACTGAGGCCCAGTTAGAAGCAAAGATACTGGACAACGGCATCCAGAATGACCGACACAGCACCAGGGTGAGTGTGAGTTGACTGTATGCATTGTTGACTTGGGATATTCAGACTGAAAATAGATTGAGGAGATAGACGAATTTCAATGTGTaacagatgccaaaacactgacTAATAGTTTATGAAACAGGACTTTATAACTCCAGAGAGTTATTCTGGCATGTGACAgttattttatccttttttttacaataactgcaatgaaaacaataaaactacacTGCGCAAGTTCCAATGTAATGAACACAGCGCATTGGCAGATGAGGTTGTATTTTCTTGCAGTaaaagttgagccaggttcaGGTTTTTTGCTGGACAAGtctgtagtttttttctttttttgtattagCCCTTTGCGTCTGTTCCCTCATTATGCCATGCAGCTTCAGGTTTAATTTCAATGAACAAGTTAGTACTTTGTGTCTGCTTTCATGACTTAACTCTGTTTCTGTTCCAGTCCAAGAGCAGTCTGGACCAGATGGAGAGCCAGTCAGCAGACGCAgagcctccacctcctccaaagCCGGAGCTTCGGTACCCTGGCCTGCCCCGTGCTGACACGGAAGGTGAGACACATACGCAAACGCATACAAATTCACACTTACAATTCAACCTACAGTAGGTAGTTGTAGGTATGTATCCTGACATGTCAACATCTGAGTGTTGACCAGGTTCCTCAAGGGTTTTACCTCTTACGTAAACAgatgagtgtttgttttctaaTCAAAAACACACCTCGTTCAAATGTCACGTTCGGTTTCTTTCCCCTCAGAGAGCAGCCTGTTGACAGAAGCTCCACCTACGCCGTCTATGTACAAGTACCGACCAGCCTACAACAGCCCAGGAAGGAACCACACTGCCCTCACACACCCCAACAAGGTACATGCGGAATATAAAATTATCGTTATTATGtagatactgtacattaatagtATAAGAGAAATAATCAGCTGAGAGTGAAGTTAATTGCATGTTTTTGCCTGATTGGAAAACTGACGAGATCACATAAGTAAGCAGACACGTGTGTATATATaagtattttcttttaaattttgacATAAGCTCTTCAGATGTTATTCCAGAATTGGCTTGTTTTAGCATTTAACCTCAACTTTTATTGCccaaaaagaaatttaaaaaacataaatgagaaATGAACAGTATCACATAGACGTACAGTAACTTACCAGGATGATACAGCAACTTGTCCTCACCTATATAATATTTCACTGATCATTTGGTAGCTGTTATGCCCTCCCCCTTCTAATTTCGCTTTGTGGTTAATACCATGCCCGTCTTTTTTGTTCTCACTTTAAATTGATCATTCAGTGGCCATCGGTCGATCAGTAAGTCTCAGCTAgtgtcatctgtgtgtctgtgagtctgtgtgtgtgtgtgtgtgtgtgtgtatccctTTGGCagtcttttgtgtgtttgagtggaTCTGTCCCTTCCCCCGAAACTGCATTGACTGGAATGTTTAgctcatgtactgtatgtacttgtATTTCCATGTATGTGTTCATACACACAGTCTTTGACATGCAGTGGCTTGCCTGTTCAAGCCAGTCAATGTTCCCAGTCCAGTAGTGTGATGATGGAGTAGAGCACTGGTCAAGCATCCAATTTTCTCCCCACCActgactctttttttctgttagaATCTATAgaataaacagtttttttgtgctgtgttATCTATTCCTGTGGTAACATGATGATTTTCGTctttcctcctccccctcttcactcttcatcttcatcacactCTTCCTTACCgtcttccctctctgtctgcacCCCCTCTACCTTTGgtccgtctcctcctctctactCTCCTCAGATGATCCGTGGTGAGAGTCTTGACTCTCcgtctccctccatcctccagtCCAGCCGTCAGCCTAGCTACCGCTCGGAGCCGAGCAGCCTGGATGGGGCCACAGTGGTGGGGGGAGGTGTAGGGGCGCGcagagggggaggggagaggggtgAGGGCCCCGGAGGCCCTGGCGGGACTACTGGTGGGGTGTCAGGGGGCATGTCGGGTTACTCCCTGACTGGACGCTCCTACACCTCCTACCCATCCTCTCTGGTCCTGTCCACTGGCGGCTCCCGCTCCTCCAGCCTGCGCTCAGCGCACACGGCACATAATCCACTG from Thunnus thynnus chromosome 9, fThuThy2.1, whole genome shotgun sequence encodes the following:
- the zdhhc5b gene encoding palmitoyltransferase ZDHHC5-B — protein: MPGFSGGGVGGGVGGPASAPPRPFRPSRYVPVSAATTFLVGSTTLFFCFTCPWLSEYFSSVIPIYNAVIFLFTLANFCMATFMDPGVFPRAEEDEDKEDDFRAPLYKTVEIKGIQVRMKWCSTCRFYRPPRCSHCSVCDNCVEDFDHHCPWVNNCIGRRNYRYFFLFLLSLTTHIVDVFGFGLVYVLHHRQQLDTPHAAVTMAVMCVAGLFFVPVAGLTGFHIVLVARGRTTNEQVTGKFRGGVNPFTNGCLRNISHVLCSSQAPRYMGRWRSPQAAEVQPPFLRPALTEAQLEAKILDNGIQNDRHSTRSKSSLDQMESQSADAEPPPPPKPELRYPGLPRADTEESSLLTEAPPTPSMYKYRPAYNSPGRNHTALTHPNKMIRGESLDSPSPSILQSSRQPSYRSEPSSLDGATVVGGGVGARRGGGERGEGPGGPGGTTGGVSGGMSGYSLTGRSYTSYPSSLVLSTGGSRSSSLRSAHTAHNPLATLQSEGTTDTSYKSLANQTPRNGSLSYDSLLTPSESPEFESAAHELSPQKPHALFPSATITGQPEVVSPSTPLQGYTSPFLSAQIAQQREGQLLQGSATFSSPHRAYLRAVSPPPPSSSGPPETQHLLQHNQDSSSRTPRNPSSSSSSPGARSLEPPISPPPRGLSLGKSQSYTGEAGPQHKPRPAGGGAVLGGGGAGGGQQAPQSTSRPVLANHTTSKPGGGVKKVTGVGGTTYEISV